One part of the Vicia villosa cultivar HV-30 ecotype Madison, WI linkage group LG6, Vvil1.0, whole genome shotgun sequence genome encodes these proteins:
- the LOC131611912 gene encoding uncharacterized protein LOC131611912 yields the protein MPWKDDIYSQVKGPEKRGHVRCIGNIPKPKKSKAFLSENQELRDELKKMRESQERTNVFMENMMSVIQNRLSQEDLNVILQAARQATDASSAPNQTNSKSPCPDDDEREED from the exons ATGCCTTGGAAGGATGACATTTACTCCCAAGTAAAAGGACCTGAAAAGAGGGGACATGTGCGTTGTATAGGCAATATTCCGAAACCTAAAAAATCAAAAGCTTTTTTGTCCGAAAATCAAGAGTTGAGGGATGAACTTAAGAAAATGCGAGAAAGTCAAGAGAGGACAAATGTGTTTATGGAAAATATGATGTCAGTGATACAAAATCGATTATCTCAAGAAGATTTGAATGTTATTTTACAAGCTGCAAGACAG gcTACAGATGCTTCTAGTGCCCCAAACCAGACAAATTCTAAAAGTCCATGCCCGGATGATGATGAAAGAGAGGAAGATTAG
- the LOC131614174 gene encoding uncharacterized protein LOC131614174: MENREWIRDPTKESDEYIRGVNEFLEFAFQNSAENGKILCPCVKCANCDSHCRSSVYEHLTDPRRGFLRRYTQWVFHGERPITSTGTTEQHSEMEHDMDGLLRDAFAMPPLEETISGEGERNQEVGENVKFYKLMKENEQVLYPNCKKYSKLSFMVHLYHLKCLHGWSDKSFSMLLDLLRDALPEGNVLPKSYYETKKMISGLGLGYEKIHACPNDCILYWDKYIKDHVCPKCGTSRWKTTNKDVQANGKETSEKRKKLPAKILRWFPLKPRLQRLFMSSKIYESMRWHHDGRVNDGSLRHPADSLAWKEFDSQYKTFSSDARNVRLGVASDGFNPFKTMSITHSTWPVILIPYNLPPWMCMKQSSFMLSLLIPGPKGPGNNIDVYLQPLIQELQELWFDGVETFDAYKKETFQLHAAVMWTINDFPAYANLSGWSTKGQYACPCCGIETSSRWLKHGGKFCYMCHRRWLAPNHKWRLNSRDFDGTKESIGPPRRHDGVEISRQINEIREEGLENGA, encoded by the coding sequence ATGGAGAATAGAGAGTGGATACGTGATCCAACAAAAGAAAGTGACGAATATATTCGAGGGGTTAACGAATTTCTTGAATTTGCTTTTCAAAACTCGGCAGAAAATGGAAAAATATTGTGTCCTTGTGTaaaatgtgctaattgtgattCACATTGTCGCTCAAGTGTTTACGAACACTTAACTGATCCGCGCCGTGGATTCCTTAGACGTTATACGCAGTGGGTATTTCATGGTGAGAGACCCATAACTTCAACTGGCACAACTGAACAACATTCTGAAATGGAGCATGACATGGACGGGTTACTTCGTGATGCTTTTGCGATGCCTCCTTTAGAAGAGACAATTTCTGGTGAAGGAGAAAGGAATCAAGAAGTAGGAGAAAATGTCAAGTTTTACAAATTAATGAAAGAGAATGAACAAGTTCTTTATCCAAACTGTAAGAAGTATAGCAAACTATCCTTTATGGTGCATTTGTATCATTTAAAGTGTCTTCATGGGTGGAGTGACAAGTCCTTCTCTATGCTATTAGATTTATTGAGAGATGCTCTACCAGAAGGGAATGTTTTGCCAAAGTCATACTATGAAACAAAGAAGATGATTTCAGGGTTAGGTTTGGGGTATGAAAAGATCCATGCTTGTCCTAATGACTGCATATTGTATTGGGATAAATATATAAAAGATCATGTATGTCCAAAGTGTGGTACTTCAAGATGGAAAACAACAAATAAGGATGTACAAGCTAATGGAAAAGAAACTTCTGAAAAGCGTAAAAAGTTACCCGCAAAGATCCTTCGTTGGTTTCCATTGAAACCGAGGCTGCAAAGGTTATTCATGTCATCTAAAATTTATGAATCAATGAGATGGCATCATGATGGTAGAGTGAATGATGGGTCTCTTAGGCATCCAGCCGACTCACTTGCTTGGAAGGAGTTTGACTCTCAATACAAAACATTTTCGTCAGATGCACGTAATGTTCGATTAGGGGTTGCTTCTGATGGCTTCAATCCTTTTAAGACAATGAGTATAACCCATAGCACCTGGCCTGTCATACTAATTCCCTATAATCTTCCTCCTTGGATGTGCATGAAACAATCATCCTTCATGTTATCTCTACTAATTCCAGGCCCTAAAGGCCCTGGAAATAATATTGATGTTTATCTACAACCATTAATACAAGAGCTGCAGGAGTTATGGTTTGATGGAGTAGAAACATTTGATGCCTACAAGAAAGAGACTTTCCAACTCCATGCTGCTGTAATGTGGActattaatgattttccagcctATGCAAACTTATCTGGATGGAGTACTAAAGGTCAATACGCCTGTCCCTGTTGTGGTATTGAAACTTCTTCACGGTGGTTAAAGCACGGTGGAAAATTTTGCTACATGTGTCACCGACGTTGGTTAGCGCCTAACCACAAGTGGAGGTTGAACAGTAGGGATTTTGATGGAACAAAGGAGTCAATAGGTCCTCCTAGAAGACATGATGGGGTTGAAATTTCAAGGCAAATAAATGAAATTAGAGAAGAAGGTTTAGAGAACGGGGCATAA